CACCCGGATGCCGAAACGCCCCCATTCGACCGCTGCCGTTTTGGTGAGATTGTCGCACGCCGCACGCGCCGCCCCCGAATGGCCCATGGTCGGCATGCCGGTCCAAAAGTCGGCGGTGATGTTGACGATGGCGCCGCCCGTATCCTTCATCGACTGGGTGACAAGCTCGCGCGAGACATTGAAGGCACCCACCACATTGGTGCGCAGCACGGTCTCGAACCCGTTTGTTGATATTTTCTCAAGGGGCGACGGGAACTGGCCGCCGGCATTGTTGACAAGCCCGGTAACCGCCCCACCCTTGAGGATGGCGTCGATCCCGTCCCGCACTGCGCCCTCGTCGCGGATATCGAAGGCGCGATAGCTGGCCTTGCCGCCATCCGCCGTGATCTCGGCAACCACCTTTTCAAGCTTCTCGACCTTGCGGCCAGTGATGATCACGTCCGCGCCGAGCGCGGCCAGCTCGTGCGCGGTGCAGCGCCCGATGCCGCTGCCGCCGCCCGTGACGATCACGCGGCGCCCGGCAAACATGTCCGACCGATAGATGGACCGATAGTCGCTCATGGTTCCCCTCCCGAAAGCTTTTCCATAAAAACAAGCAAGCGCTTGGTTGTCAACTGCTGCGCGACAGGCTAGTCTGGCGGCATGAGTGAAGCACTTGCCACTGCCGACCTGCCCGCCCTTCCGCTTGGCCCCATCAGCCCGGCGAAAGCCCGGATTCTAGCCGTTGCTGTCGATCTTTTTTATGAACGCGGCTATGAGCGCACGACAGTGAGGGACATTGCCGAGCGCGCGGGGATCCTGTCGGGCAGCCTCTTTCATCACTTCAAAT
The Gimibacter soli DNA segment above includes these coding regions:
- a CDS encoding SDR family oxidoreductase, which produces MSDYRSIYRSDMFAGRRVIVTGGGSGIGRCTAHELAALGADVIITGRKVEKLEKVVAEITADGGKASYRAFDIRDEGAVRDGIDAILKGGAVTGLVNNAGGQFPSPLEKISTNGFETVLRTNVVGAFNVSRELVTQSMKDTGGAIVNITADFWTGMPTMGHSGAARAACDNLTKTAAVEWGRFGIRVNSVAPGWVASSGFDTYTDPMVTAILPQLKNFVPLGRIATEAEISSAIVFLLSEGAGFVSGASLRVDGGGSLFSPMLPPQPAKNSESYQGFHRYTPPKALKG